In the bacterium SCSIO 12741 genome, TTTACTGGTGGCTTCTCTTCTGAATCTTGTTCTTTTTCCGGACCGCTACAGGAAACGACAAGCACCATGCTGGAGAGCATTCCTAACATTATCCAACGGCTTAGTATTTGGGGGTTAAAAACCTTCATCAATCGTTGTTTTTCGTAAGGATCAAAAATAGGTTGTTTTTCAAGTCCGGATTGTAACTCAGGTCACCTGGCAGATCAAATCCAATCGTTAAAAAACTGAAAACCAACACCGTCAGGAAAATGTGTTTTACAATCGAGGATTTGTGCCATTAGCCCGTGGCAAGATCTCAGGAACTTTGGACTATCCAAAACACAAAAAAATAGAAATCATGCGAAAAACAGTTTTAATCACCGGATCAAGCACAGGAATTGGACGCGCCACCGCACTGAAGTTTCAGCAAGAAGGCTGGAACGTTATTGCCACCATGCGATCTCCTGAAAAGGAAGAAGAATTGAATCAGTTGGACCATGTGTTGGTTACCCGACTGGATGTATTGGATTTGGATTCGATCAACCAAGCCATTGAAACCGGAATCGAGGCTTTTGGCGGAATTGATGTGTTGGTAAACAATGCCGGATATGGCGCCTACGGGCCATTGGAATCTTTTCCCCGAGAAAACATCGTTCGCCAGTTCAACACCAATGTGATAGGTCTATTGGACGTAACCCGTGCCATCCTCCCCCACATGAGATCCAGACAAGCAGGAACGATTATCAACATTTCATCCATTGGCGGAAAAATGACCTTCCCATTGGGATCTTTGTACCACGGAACCAAGTTTGCCGTCGAGGGAATTTCAGAAGCCTTGAATTACGAGACATCTCAGTTTGGAGTAAAAATCAAAATTGTAGAACCAGGTGCTATTGCAACTGACTTTGGCGGTCGCTCTTTCGATTTCCAAAACGACGAGAGTCTCGCTGAATATCAAAGTACCGTTCAAACTCTCTATGCCGCTTTCGAAAATCTTGGAGGCAATGCATCCCCTGCATCCTTGGTAGGAGATGTGATTTACACAGCGGCTTCCGATGGTACCACTCAGATTCGCTATACAGCCGGACCTGATGCGGAAGAATTCATGAAAAACCGAAAGGAATACGATGACGCCACCTTTATCGGTGGAATCTTTAACCAATTCGGTTTGAAATAATAATTCGGTTTAGGTTGAGGGCCGCCTTCTTGACAAGTGTTGAGGGGCGGCTTTCTTTTTGTTTGTTGAACCTTTACAAGCTATAGTTTTACCCCAATCAAACAACGGTTTAGCAATGATAAAAGGCCTACTTCCACTTCTGATAATACTCAACCTAAACGCCCACAGTCAGCGTTTCGAATACGTTTACCGCAATCCATCCGACAGCAGCCACAACTGCTATTTAAAGGTGATTCCCAACACCAAGGAGATGAAAGGCCTGATCGTTCGGGACTATTCTAACCTGCCCGATGTGACTAAATCTTCACCCTATGGTTTTTTGGACCTCTGCACTCAAGCAGGTTATATGACCTTGTACACCAACACTTCCACCCAATTTCCCGAATTATTCACCCAAGATTCTACGATGGCTCTTTTGGATCAAATCATCCATGAGGTTCTTGAAGACCATCAAATTCCAAAGGGCTCACTTTTTCTGGGTGGAATCTCTGCCAGTGGATCGAGGGCTTTGCGGTTTGCCGAGTACTGTGCTTCTGGCAAATCGGATCTTAAGATTAGTGGTGTGTTCGCTGTCGATTCTCCTTTGGATCTCACTCGGTTCTATAATTCAGCCAAAAATCACCGATCCAATTTCAAAGAAGGCATGCTCTGGGAAGCCGATTGGATGTTGCCCTTGTTTCAAAAACTGTTTAACGGCAGTCCCGATGAGTTCCCGATGGCTTACCAAGATGCCTCGGTATTCTCAGCCAACGACAGCTTGGGTGGGCAGGCCTTTAAACTGAAAAGCACACCTATCATCCTCTTTCACGAACCGGATATTGATTGGTGGTTAAACGAACGTGGCGCTACCTACTACGACTTCAATTCCTATGATTTAGCCGGATTCACGCTTTGCCTTCAGCAACTGGGAAACACTGATATCACGCTGATTACCACCACCGGAAAAGGCTTTGACCGAAAAGGGAATAGAAATTGCCATTCCTGGACCATCGTGGATGAAGAACTTCTGGTCAATTGGATTGTTGATCATACGGAATAAGACGCAGATGACTTAAGCTCATTTTCTATTTGTCTGATTCTTTATCTATTGCTACTTTCACGTTTAACGGGACAATTCAAAGAACATAAAGAATCATGAAGATTCAATTCCAAAAACGAAAGCTGTTTTGGTGGCTGGCAGGACTCGCTATCACTTTACCTACTGCATTTTTCGGCACCCTACTTTTGGTCCTTTACTTCAAGCAGGACGCCATTGTGCAGCATCAGTTGGAGGCCATTAACAAGAAGTACCAGGGCAAGGTGACCATTGAAGATACGCACCTGGCTCCCTTCGAAGACTTTCCGCTCATCTCCATCAAAATAGATGAAGTTCATGTTTACGAGACCAAAGCTCCCGAAGCAACAGCCATTCTAAATGTGGCCGACATCTTTGTTCGATTCAATTTCTGGGACATTGTTACTGGCTCCTACGACATCCAATCCCTGTTAATCGAGGAAGGATTTTTTCATTTTGTGTTGCACGAAGATGGCAGCAACAACCTTGAAAATGCCCTGCTGACCTCGTCCGAAGAAAGTAGTGATGATCCCATGGACATCCATCTTCAGGAAATCACCTTGCGCAACCTGGACATTCACAAATTGAACGAATCGAATCAATTGATCGTAGAGACATTCGTTTACCAGGCCGATGGCGGGTTTAAAAGCGAAGGCAGCCTGATTCATGTTCATGTAGATTCAAAATTTGAGCTCAATGTGATCGATCATGGTGACACGACCTTTGTTAAACACAAACATTTCGATATTCATACCGATCTTGAGTACGACAGTGCCTCAGGTATACTCGCTTTTGAACCCTCACGCATTCAAATGGAGCATGGGGACTTTGAGTTAGAAGGGTCATTGGACACCCAAAAAGACAACTACGTTGATATCAAAGTGAAGGGAACCAAGCCCAATTTTGATATGCTTATTGCCTTTGCTCCTGAAGACTTGATACCCGTACTGGAACGCTACAAAAACGAAGGCAAGATTTACTTCAACGCATTACTTGAAGGACCTACCGCACAAGGCCAGTTACCCTTTATTGATGTTCAATTTGGAGCCAGCGAAGCCTTTTTGGAAAACACATCTGAAAGAAAGCGAATTGATGACATGGGCTTCCAGGGACACTTTACTAATGGTAAAGAGCGGAATCTACGTACCATGGAGTTTTCGTTGATCAACATGGCGGCGAAAATGGAGAATGGAAACTTTCTGGGTTCGGTTGAAGTGGTGAACTTTGAAGAGCCTGAGGTGGACATGGAACTTGATGCCGATTTTAACCTCGAATTTCTCGCCAGCTTTTTCAATCTCTCTGAAATTCAAGACGTATCAGGTCGGGTGGCCTTGAGCATGCGTTTTCACGACATTATAGACCTCGATCATCCGGAAAAGGCTTTAAACGATTTGAACCAAGCCTATTTCAGTGAACTAAAGATTACCGATTTCAGCCTGGCGTCTACCGAACTTCCCGCCCAGCTCGAGCGACTCAATGCCCACCTGATCATGAATGGAAAAGAAGCCAAACTCGATCAGTTTGATCTAAAGTTCGGCGAATCGGATCTGTCCATCAC is a window encoding:
- a CDS encoding SDR family oxidoreductase yields the protein MRKTVLITGSSTGIGRATALKFQQEGWNVIATMRSPEKEEELNQLDHVLVTRLDVLDLDSINQAIETGIEAFGGIDVLVNNAGYGAYGPLESFPRENIVRQFNTNVIGLLDVTRAILPHMRSRQAGTIINISSIGGKMTFPLGSLYHGTKFAVEGISEALNYETSQFGVKIKIVEPGAIATDFGGRSFDFQNDESLAEYQSTVQTLYAAFENLGGNASPASLVGDVIYTAASDGTTQIRYTAGPDAEEFMKNRKEYDDATFIGGIFNQFGLK